In Acetomicrobium sp. S15 = DSM 107314, the following proteins share a genomic window:
- a CDS encoding Hsp70 family protein, protein MRNDTKEAISLGFEGKYAISPRQVGIINDLFTPQPAEIERMRKYAEANEEADRRRKELADARNEADSLIYNTEKLLKDLGDKVTASEKVQV, encoded by the coding sequence TTGCGCAACGACACTAAAGAGGCAATATCCTTAGGTTTTGAAGGGAAATATGCTATTAGTCCACGACAGGTAGGTATCATCAACGATCTGTTCACACCACAGCCAGCCGAAATAGAGCGGATGCGGAAATATGCAGAAGCTAACGAAGAGGCCGACAGGCGCAGGAAGGAGCTGGCCGATGCGCGCAACGAGGCCGACTCGTTGATATATAATACCGAAAAGCTCCTTAAAGATCTCGGCGACAAAGTCACGGCGAGCGAAAAGGTTCAGGT